The Pseudomonas sp. KU26590 genomic sequence TGCCGTGCAACTGCGCCACCTCTTCGCGACCACGCTGGCGGCCAAGGGCCGGGTGTGCGTCGTAGGCGGCTCCCACAGCGCGTTCTCGGTGCTGGAAAACCTGGCCGACGCCCTGGAGTTTGCCGGCCTGGAGGAGGTCACGCTGGTCCACCGTTCCCCAATCCGCCTGTTTTACGAAACCGCTCAGGCGGCGATGGATGCGGGCTATGTGTTCGATGCGGCCAGGGATGTCTGCCCGGTGTCGGGTCGGGTCAACCGGTCAGGCGGTTTGCGCTACCGGGCGCTGGACGTGGGGCGAGAAGCCCTGTCCAAAGGACAGATCGGCAAGACCGGTGTGCGCGTGCAGTTGCTGCAAACCCATCAGGGGCCGGCGGATCAATTCGAGCGCGCGCGTCAAGCGCTGGCCGAAGCCGACATTGTCGTTCAGTGCACCGGTTATCAGCCGTTGCTGCCGGCATTGAGTCATGCCGGTGGCGAGGCCATTACGCTGATGGAGGTCAAGGGCGGGCTGGATTCCGATCCTTCGGGTTGTCCGCTCGATGTCAGTGGTCAGCGTCTGCATGGCCTGCACCTGTTTGGTCTCGGGGCAGGGCTGGGGGTCGATCCGCGACTGGGCAGCGAAGCGTCGTTTGACGGCCGCATCTACGGCGTCTGGCAGTTTCATCACGACGCCAGCGGCGTGGTGATCGACTCAGTCCTGACCCGCTTGCAGACCCCGGCCGTGCAGCCGATCCCTGCGACGCCGCGGCTGGTGTCCAGTCGCAGCGAAGAACGCCTGCCGTTCCTCTGGCCCGTGCTGGTCAACGCGCAATCCTGATTCTGCTTGCAACACGCGAATCCCGGCGCTCCTTTGGTTAGGCAGCCCGGGATTTTTTTTGCCCGTAACGCAGCCTGAACAAAATATATGTGGGCCGTCATATAGACAGTTCGCCAGAGTCCGGCTGCTCATCTATTCTCTTTCCCTGACCCTCGACGTTGCATCGAACAGGAACTGACCAATGCGTATTTTGGTAGTGGGCGCGGGTGCGATCGGCGGCTATTTCGGCGGCCGATTGCTGGATGTCGGGCGAGACGTGACATTCCTGGTGCGCGAAGCGCGCGCGCAGGAACTGGAGCGCGACGGGCTGATCGTGCGCAGCCCGCTGGGTAACATCGAGTACCCTTCGCCGCCGCAGGTCATGGCGGCGATGCTCGACA encodes the following:
- a CDS encoding pyridine nucleotide-disulfide oxidoreductase; the encoded protein is MGLLFNALKSGAMPELAKEGLIIVDASPTPGTGRLGDYRITANSVGDVFLDCLRDPALRDVFEPLEHSPAYWRIRRQAQSAPQLADVAELLAEASKLVLDFIVERYGVKVWRSTTITEIVREGDDYQVWVESEGRSRRIRSRAVVLNLGGWQDPQHLLDSLADQSLAVPPSAQIQSADALLRMNAVQLRHLFATTLAAKGRVCVVGGSHSAFSVLENLADALEFAGLEEVTLVHRSPIRLFYETAQAAMDAGYVFDAARDVCPVSGRVNRSGGLRYRALDVGREALSKGQIGKTGVRVQLLQTHQGPADQFERARQALAEADIVVQCTGYQPLLPALSHAGGEAITLMEVKGGLDSDPSGCPLDVSGQRLHGLHLFGLGAGLGVDPRLGSEASFDGRIYGVWQFHHDASGVVIDSVLTRLQTPAVQPIPATPRLVSSRSEERLPFLWPVLVNAQS